The Desulfonatronovibrio hydrogenovorans DSM 9292 genome includes a window with the following:
- a CDS encoding adenosylcobinamide-GDP ribazoletransferase, whose protein sequence is MQAASSFMLAMSFLTRMVPARSGDEESLAGSMAWFSLVGLVLGVIMVLPCLLGLAGNYPLVQALMVLGLGFYLTRGLHWDGWADLWDGWASQADGERFWTIVKDSRTGAFGVAGIFFGLGGQLVLLGEVIRLEQWAVIVWAVVLGRFGAWALAFVGKDLSRPGLGSLFIKGGTRTRAIVLNLAVTLGLALVLVPIKTVLISGLLLAGGLVFFYRLGRKMKGINGDFLGAAIIWGEISGLLGHLIL, encoded by the coding sequence TGCTGGCCATGTCCTTTCTGACCAGGATGGTCCCGGCCAGATCAGGGGATGAAGAATCCCTGGCCGGATCCATGGCCTGGTTTTCCCTGGTGGGCCTGGTTCTGGGGGTGATCATGGTCCTGCCCTGCCTGCTGGGTCTGGCTGGTAATTATCCTCTGGTCCAGGCCCTGATGGTCCTGGGACTGGGTTTTTATCTGACCAGGGGGCTGCACTGGGACGGATGGGCTGATCTGTGGGATGGCTGGGCCAGCCAGGCTGACGGGGAGAGGTTCTGGACCATAGTCAAGGACAGCCGGACAGGGGCCTTTGGTGTGGCTGGGATTTTTTTTGGTCTGGGAGGGCAGCTGGTTCTGCTGGGGGAAGTCATCCGGCTGGAGCAGTGGGCAGTTATTGTCTGGGCGGTTGTTCTGGGCCGGTTCGGGGCCTGGGCACTTGCCTTTGTGGGAAAAGATCTGTCCCGGCCAGGCCTTGGATCATTATTTATCAAGGGAGGAACCAGGACCCGGGCAATCGTCCTTAATCTGGCGGTGACTCTGGGTCTGGCCCTGGTCCTGGTTCCGATTAAGACAGTGCTGATATCCGGACTGCTTTTGGCTGGAGGACTTGTTTTTTTCTACAGACTGGGCCGGAAAATGAAAGGAATCAACGGTGATTTCCTGGGTGCAGCCATCATCTGGGGAGAGATCAGCGGACTCCTGGGGCATCTGATTTTGTAG